From the genome of Cystobacter fuscus DSM 2262:
CTTCGCCCGCAGGTACACGTCCGGCTTCGTGGCGGGTGCTCCAAACACGCGCTCCCAGGTCAAGGCCGCGGCGCTCGCGGGGGGAGCCGCGAGCGCCCCGGTCCCGCCCGGGCCAGACAGCAGGACAACCGCGAGCCCGAGCGCGGCCCCCCTCACCGCCGCGTCACCCGGGCGAAGTCGAAGTAGGTGTACGTCTTGCCGTCGGCATCCGAGAGGCGCTTGAGGTGCAACGTGGCCGAGTACTCACCCGTGAGCGTGGTATCGAGCGCCGCCCCCGAGGGATCCGTCGGCAGTTGGAACGACAGCCCGCTCACGGGGGACGTGTTCACCTCCACCGGGGTGCTCGTGTAGCGCGTCTCCGGCACCCCACCCGTGGCGAGCGCCTCGTACAGCACGCGGCCCTGGGCCGTGGGCAGCGGCAACCCGAGCAGATGGGCCACCGTGGGCGCCACGTCCACGTTGCCGCTCGGCAGATTGTCCGTGTAGCCCTGCTTGAAATCCGGCCCCGCCGCGACGAGCGTGTTGTGCACGTCCACCGGGCTGAAGCTGCCGTGCATGCCCCGGTACGGCACATACGAGTTGAACTCGATGCCCGGCTTGCCGCCCACCACCGCCGTGTCATCCCAACTGAAGCTCACCGTCACGTCCGGACTGCGCCCGGAGGCATTCTGGATGTTCACGTCCGTGGCGGGGAACGTGCCGGGAATGCTCCCGTAGCGCGTGTCCACGAAGATGGCGCCGTACTCCTCGCGGCTCTGCAGGAAGGTCACCAGCCGGCGCACCAGCGCCGGGTCACGGCTCGGGATGTAGAACTGATCCGAGCCTCCCGGCGCGGCGATGATGATGGCGTCCTGTGGCAGCGTCGCCGGCACCGCGTAGGACGGCGTCGTGTACTTCGCGCCCGCCGTGCCGCACAGCGCTCCCGTCGTGTCCGTCTGGACCGGATACACGGGCGTGCCATCCGCGCGAATGCCGCTGAGCACCGGCGACAGGTCACACCCAGTCCCGTCATACGCGTGGAAGCCCGCGCGGGTCAGCAGATCCGCGCTGCGCACGTAGCCGGACACCGAGTAGCCGGCGTCGCTCACCCCGCCCACCTTGTTCTTGCCCGTCCCCGGATCCGGCTCGACGCCCCGCAGGGGAAAGAGCGACAGCGGCCCCGACACCGTCGAGTGCGCGTGGTCCGAGGCGATGAGGATGTTCGTCGAGTCGAGCTGCTGCTGCGCCTGGAGCTGGGCGAGGATCCGGCCGAGGAACTCGTCCTGAGCGCGCAGGGCCAGCAGGGCGTTGGCCGAGCCCGGTCCATAGTCATGTTCCGTGGCGTCCACCGTGCGCAGCCAGATGAGCGACAGGTCCGGCGAGTGCACGGGCAGCACGTACTCCGTGAAGTACTTCGTCAGGTTCGTGTTCTGCGTGATGTTGCGGCCGCCGCCCTGATCGGATGGATCCGGCGTCTTGCCGTCGGAGAAGTACACGAACGCGCTCGCGCCCGTCGGCGTGCCGTTGTTCGTCGTCAGGGTGAGGCTTCCCGCCGGATACATGTTCGGCGTGCTCGCCGGCAGGGGGAAGCCGCGCTGCTGCAAGTCCTTCGCGGACTCGAGCGGCCAGACCGTGTTCTCGTCGATGATGAGCCCCTCGCGCGACGAGTCCTGGAGGTAGGCCGGTCCACTCTTGCCCACGCTCGCCGTCACCAGGCCCGCGGCCCGCGCCGCCGAGAAGAGCGTCTTCGCGTTGAGCAGGGGCTCGTGGAAGGTCTGGTCATAATAGGCGGCCAGGTTGTCCAGGAGCCTCCAGTCATCCACCGCGACGGGCCGGCGGAAGTTCGTCTCCACCCCGCTCGCGTTCTGCCCCGAGGCGCCCGGCGCATAGGCGAAGTTGCCATTGAAGCCCGTCGCCCCCGGAAAGGCGCCCGTCGCGAACGTCGCGCCGTTGATCAACGTGAAGGTCGGATAGGTCGAGTGGTTGTCGCTGAACCACACGCCCCGCGTCCTCAACGCATGCACGTTCGGCGTGTCCTGGGGGTTGATGAAGTCCGGCCGCAGCCCGTCCCAGACGAAGACGATCATCCGGTGACGCGCGGCGGGAGCCGGCGGCGCGGGCGGCTCATGCCCCTTGCATCCCCCCGTGATGGCCCCCGCCACCGTCGTGAGCACGAGGACTCCCTTCCACCCCTTCATCCCATCGCGTCGGTGCATGTCAGCCCCCTCAGACCAGCTCGTTCTTCGGCTGGCGCGTCATCAGCTCCACCACCGCCGCCCGGGCGCTCTTGCCCTCGTAGGCGATGGCATACACCTGCTCGCAGATGGGCAGTTCCACCCCCACCTTGCGCGCCAGGTCCCTCGCGCTCCGGGCCGTCTTCACGCCCTCGGCCACCTGCTTCATGTCCCCGAGGATCTCCTGGAGCGAGCGGCCCCGACCCAGCTCCATGCCCACGTGCCGGTTGCGGCTCAGCTCGCCCGTGCACGTGAGCACCAGGTCCCCCATGCCCGACAGACCCGAGAGCGTCAGGGGATTGCCCCCCTTGCGCACCGCCAGCCGGGTGATCTCCGCGAGCCCCCGGGTGATGATGGCCGCGCGCGCGTTGTGCCCCATGCTCAGCCCGTCCGCGATCCCCGCGGCGATGGCGATGACGTTCTTGAGCGCCCCGCCATACTGCACGCCCACCACGTCGCTGGAGGTGTAGGAGCGGAACGTCTCCGTCTGCAGCGCCTTCTGGCAGCGCAGGGCCACCTTGTCCCAGGGCGCCGCGATGGTGACCACCGTGGGCATGCGCTGGGCCAGCTCCTTGGCGAAGCTCGGGCCCGAGAGCACCGCGATGTAGGGGTGGTACTCCTCCGGCAGGCAGTCCTCCAACAGCTCCGTCATCGTGAAGAGGGTCTCGTTCTCGATTCCCTTCGCCACCGTCACCAGGGGCACGTGCCGGGGCAGCGACGGCAGCGCCTGGGCCATCACCTGGCGCGTGGCGTGGCTCGGGGCCGCGAGCACCACCAGCTCCGAGCCCTCCAGGGCCTCGGGCAGGTGCGTCGTGGCCCGCACCCGCGGGGAGATGGGGATGCCGGGCAGGTAGGTGGCGTTCTCGTGGCGGGTGTTGATGGCCTCGGCCAGCGCGGCGTCCCGCCCCCACAGGCCCACGTGCTCACAGTTCACCGCGAGCACGTTGGCGAGAGCCGTACCAAAAGAGCCGGAACCAATGACACTGGCGCGCATGGAGTCGCTTCTCCCAGGGAATGAAAATGAAGGGGAGGCGCAGCTTAGAGGACCCGCCCCCTGGCGGGAAACGGGCTTTCCCGGACCCGGGGAGGCCAGCGTCCTGCATCGGGCAGGTCCTCACTTCCCCATGGCCAGCAGGGGGTCGGGTCGGTCTATACCCTCGCCGCGTCCCCGGGTATGCACCCGGTCAGGAGGAACTTCGGGATGAGGGCAGGCCGGGGCGTGGGAGTGATGGTGCTGGCACTGGCGCTGGGCGCCTGCCGCTCGCGCAACGCGGGCTCGGCGGACACGCCGCCGCCCGCCAATGATCTCTCGTGCGAGCGGCTCGTCGCCCCCGAGGTGCGCGACGTCCTGCCCGGCTTCACCCTCCAGCAGTCACGTCCCTGCCCCACCTGCGGACCGCTGTGCACCTTGCGCTCGGCGGAACAGAAGGACGTCACCGTCTCCATCGCCTACGACTGCCGCAAGCACTTCGAGGGAGAGGACGTCCAGGCCCTCTTGACGCCCACCCTGCGCGCGGGCGGCACCGAGATCCCCGCCATGGGCCGGGCGGCGGCTCGCCGGGAACCCGTGCCGGGCATGCTCCAGGTGTCCACCTGGGACGACGATACGCCCTGCGGCATCATCGTCACCTGGCTGGGGGCCGACAAGGAGCGCGCGATCGACATCGCCCGCGCCACCCTCTTCGCCACCACCCCCGAGCGCCTCGCGGCCGCCCACCCCGCTCCCTCCACCCCGGACGCGCTCCCCCCCGAGGTCTCCCCTCCGGACGCGGGCACGCCCTGAGCCGCGTCGCGGGCGGGCGAGGCTCGCCCGGCTGCCCGGTCGGCTGGGGCCACACCCGGAATCCAGAAGAGCAGGTCCGGACGCTATGATGCGCCCATGCCTCGCCCCCTCCTCGCCTGCCTGGTGCTGCTCACCCTGCTGCTGGGCGGAGCCGCGGCCTTGCGCCACGCGATGACCGGCCCGGGCCAGGAGGCCGTGGCCCCCGCGTCCGGGTCCGCTCGGGCCCCCGCGCGAGCGGCCGAGGTGGGACCCCGCGGAGACTTCCTGGGCGTCATCATCCCGAGTGCCTCCGTGGAGATCGTCTCCAGGACCGAGGGGCAGGTGGAGGCCATCGAGGTGCAGGTGGGCGCGCGCGTCCAGGCCGGAGCGCCCCTCGTCCGGCTGGATCTCCACCCCCTGCGCAAGGAACTCGCCATCGCCCAGGCGGCCCTCCAGACGGCCCGGGCCCAGGAGCAACTGGCCCAGGTGGCCTTGAGCGAGGCGCGCGACCGCACCCAGCGCTATGCCCACCCGAAGCTGGTCAGCCTCCAGGCCATGCCCGAAGAGGAGATCGCCGCCGCGGGCTTCCAGGAGAAGAGCGCCGCCGCGAAGCTCCAGTCCGCCCAGGCCCAGGTGCAGGAGCAGGTCGCCCGCGTGGAGCAGATCCAACAGCGCATCTCGGACGCCGTCATCAAGGCGCCCTTCGATGGCGTCATTGCCGAGCGCTATCTCGACCCTGGTGCCCAGACATCACCCTCGCGTCCCATCCTGCGCCTGCTCGGCGCGGGCGGCCTGCGGGTGCGCTTCGCCATTCCCGAGGACGAACCGCGCGGCGTCGCTCCGGGCGCGCCCATCCAGGTCCGCCTCCCCCGGGAAGGTCCCCCCCTCACGGGCCGGGTGGAGAACGTCGCCCCCGAGGTGGATTCGGCATCGCGGATGATCATCGCCCTGGCCCGCCTGGACGTCCCTCCGGGAGCCGACGTGCCCGCCGGCCTCGTGGTGCGCGTGCGGCTCGGCCCCCCGGGTGAACGCGCGGCGCTCGCCGCGCCGGAGACGCCATGAGGTCCGGCATGAGGCCAGGGCGCGACCGCGCGAAGAGAGGACACGCTCGTGGCTGAGAGCAGCTCCGGACAAGACGCTCCGGCGACGCCCGCGCCGCCTCCGCCCGGGAGCATCTACCGGCAACAAGCCCTCCAGGAGCACGCCAACCCCCGCGTGGACAGCGAGCTGTTGCGCCTGTCGCCGGAGTGGTCCCGGTGGACCTACTGGATCCTGCTGCTGGTAGTGACGGTGGGGTTGCTCTTCTGCGCCCTGGGCACCGTCAACGAGTACGCCGCCGGGCCCGCCGTGGTGCGCGTGGAGGGCAAGACGGAAGTCACCGTGGACGTGGCCGGCCTGGTCACCTCCGTGGAAGTCGAACCCGGACAGCGCGTCGCCGCCGGCCAGGTGCTGGTGCGGCTCCAGGCACAGGAGGAGCGCACGGCCCTGGAGCGCATCGAGCGCGAATTCGAGTTG
Proteins encoded in this window:
- a CDS encoding efflux RND transporter periplasmic adaptor subunit; translated protein: MPRPLLACLVLLTLLLGGAAALRHAMTGPGQEAVAPASGSARAPARAAEVGPRGDFLGVIIPSASVEIVSRTEGQVEAIEVQVGARVQAGAPLVRLDLHPLRKELAIAQAALQTARAQEQLAQVALSEARDRTQRYAHPKLVSLQAMPEEEIAAAGFQEKSAAAKLQSAQAQVQEQVARVEQIQQRISDAVIKAPFDGVIAERYLDPGAQTSPSRPILRLLGAGGLRVRFAIPEDEPRGVAPGAPIQVRLPREGPPLTGRVENVAPEVDSASRMIIALARLDVPPGADVPAGLVVRVRLGPPGERAALAAPETP
- a CDS encoding alkaline phosphatase family protein; the encoded protein is MHRRDGMKGWKGVLVLTTVAGAITGGCKGHEPPAPPAPAARHRMIVFVWDGLRPDFINPQDTPNVHALRTRGVWFSDNHSTYPTFTLINGATFATGAFPGATGFNGNFAYAPGASGQNASGVETNFRRPVAVDDWRLLDNLAAYYDQTFHEPLLNAKTLFSAARAAGLVTASVGKSGPAYLQDSSREGLIIDENTVWPLESAKDLQQRGFPLPASTPNMYPAGSLTLTTNNGTPTGASAFVYFSDGKTPDPSDQGGGRNITQNTNLTKYFTEYVLPVHSPDLSLIWLRTVDATEHDYGPGSANALLALRAQDEFLGRILAQLQAQQQLDSTNILIASDHAHSTVSGPLSLFPLRGVEPDPGTGKNKVGGVSDAGYSVSGYVRSADLLTRAGFHAYDGTGCDLSPVLSGIRADGTPVYPVQTDTTGALCGTAGAKYTTPSYAVPATLPQDAIIIAAPGGSDQFYIPSRDPALVRRLVTFLQSREEYGAIFVDTRYGSIPGTFPATDVNIQNASGRSPDVTVSFSWDDTAVVGGKPGIEFNSYVPYRGMHGSFSPVDVHNTLVAAGPDFKQGYTDNLPSGNVDVAPTVAHLLGLPLPTAQGRVLYEALATGGVPETRYTSTPVEVNTSPVSGLSFQLPTDPSGAALDTTLTGEYSATLHLKRLSDADGKTYTYFDFARVTRR
- a CDS encoding NAD(P)H-dependent glycerol-3-phosphate dehydrogenase encodes the protein MRASVIGSGSFGTALANVLAVNCEHVGLWGRDAALAEAINTRHENATYLPGIPISPRVRATTHLPEALEGSELVVLAAPSHATRQVMAQALPSLPRHVPLVTVAKGIENETLFTMTELLEDCLPEEYHPYIAVLSGPSFAKELAQRMPTVVTIAAPWDKVALRCQKALQTETFRSYTSSDVVGVQYGGALKNVIAIAAGIADGLSMGHNARAAIITRGLAEITRLAVRKGGNPLTLSGLSGMGDLVLTCTGELSRNRHVGMELGRGRSLQEILGDMKQVAEGVKTARSARDLARKVGVELPICEQVYAIAYEGKSARAAVVELMTRQPKNELV